The sequence aggcccttacgaaccgggactattaggtgtttttctactagtgcatgttgGTCGTTGTCCAAATGACACGGCCACCGCTATCACCATTTGATAGAACAAGATTGGAGGAGTTGGTGAGGGAGAGCATCGGGGTAGTCGTGTTGCTGGTCGGGTTTTCTCGGTTGGCGACCCACACAACCGTGAGCTCAGGGATGTCGTTGTACCAGATGCCGAGGTACATCCGGACCGGGGTGCTGGAGTTGGACAAGGAGAAGAAGCCTAATGCAAAGGCACCTCCGTCGGAGACGATGGTGGCGCCAGGGGAGAGTGGTTTACCGGGGACAAGCCGGTCTTCGGACGCGCTCAACGGCAGGATGATAAGAAGGACCAGCCCTGCTATCTTCGTGAAGCATGGGAGAGCCGGACAATCCATCCGTAGTTCAGGCCAGAATGGATACTTCTAAGTGTGTGTCTTGCATTGCGGTTTGGTCACAAGCAAGAAAATGGTTTGACGAAGGCGAACGACAAGATCCCCATCTATGATCTATCTACATGTTGGATTGCGGAAGCAGATGCTTCAATAATTCAAAGTCTTTTGGACAGGAGTAGTTGAGAGTGTGTTACTTGGATGGAGTTGACATCTCAACTGTCCACGTCGGAGTTGGGATGCCATCGTCACTTGCTTACCAGTCAGGCTAGTGACTGAAATAGTAACCTATACCGTCCCGGCTGCTCCAGCCTCCAGACCTTGTTAGAAAATAAAATCACATGATTAAACTATGAAGCATGATTATTACACCATAGTAAATCTAGAACTTCATCATTTGGCATGTTCCTGATAATTGGAGGGAAATCCACCACGTTCCCAATATTGAATCAACCTGATGCTGAAGGCATGTCTTGGTTCCTCTGGTGTTGCATGCCTTGCGCCTagtcagtttttttttttttttcatttttgttcacGGAATACTGTAGCACTAGGATCGACTATTAATTTGGATTTCTTCCGGTGAGGTACTGAGAAAACGATCAAACTGTACAATGATGGCGGCAGCGCCCTCTTTCAGTTCATCGTTTGTTTGTTCACGTAGCTTGTTTTTTATTTGAGAGAAACCACACACATTACATTAACCAAATAACAGAGTACAGACACCAGGATAGAATATGTGTCCTGGAGAATATGCAGAAAGAACCCCATTTGTATCAGCTGGTAAGACTCCTGTAGCTTATGCTTAGAGCTGTTTTGGGAACTGATGGTGGTTACTAGCTGGAAGCCTACGGTCCTGTACTCATGTTTCTTATTTCCTGGACCTGTCTTGGTTATAGTTTCCTTGAGAAATGAAGTTAGGAGCAGGAAGTGTTAAAAACACAAATTAGCAACAGGATGCTCTCTCGCCGAAAAACATAATTAAATTGGAGTACAAATAAAAGCCAAAGCAAAGCAACCAAAGGGACTAGAGAAATGACAGCACGTTTCAACCAAATAGTCACTGAATCTATCACTTGTATAAGTGTGaaatcactttcatcaatatgtTTTTGCTGAAATTTGTGTATGCATGATAACATTTTTTTTTTCATCTTCGAAACTGAGGCTGCTATTTATCAAGGCCAAAAGTGGAACCGAAATTAGATTCAAAGGTAATGACTACTAAACAACAGATGTGTTACATAGCCATTTTGTTTAGCCAGACATCTTTTGATAATATGTTCAATACATATAGGACAGAAGAACTGTCGTTTCATCGCCCCTGTATCTCAGTCAGAGTAAAACTATTCACAGAGTTCTGAATATCATCTGCAATTTGCAGCATTTCAACGCTTCGCCGCGCAAAGTAGGCAGGGCGACTGGGGGCTGGAAGTGTGGTGCTTCCATTCTCTAGGATAAACACGACTAATGACATGAGTGGCCTGTCATCTGGGTTCTCTTGGACACATAACAGTGCTACGTGGATACAAAGCAAAACTTCATCTAGTGAACAAGTATCCATGATAGATGAGTCTGGCAGTTCCTCAGTCTTCCCTTCCTTCCACATATTCCATGACTGAAACAACCAAGAACATCATATTATTTTTCATTTTGTATGTCCAACTAAACGTTGTTTCAGAGACTCATACACCTTCAAAATGGAACTTGAGGGAAGTCATGTGTGTACTTACATAGACTATGAGGCTAGGGAACCCCATGGTTTGATTACTGGAATTTCTCCTTATACCGGTTACGACCTCCAATACTAACACGCCAAAGCTATAGACATCGGACTTCGTAGAGAAGACACCCTCCATTGCATACTCAGGAGCCATGTATCCACTGCTTGATCATTTCAATTGCAACAATTACCGAAAGGGAGTTGGATTGATCCAAAATTTAGTATGAGTGTTTCACAAAGCATACTTACTACGTTCCGACAACACGTTGGGTATTCGCATTCTGTTGGTTATCTCCAAAGATCCTTGCCATACCAAAATCCGCTATCTTGGGTTTCATCTCTGCATCTAGCAAAACATTTCCAGCTTTAAGATCCCTATGAATTATGGTCAGTCTTGAATCTTGGTGTAGGTAAAGAAGCCCCCTTGCGACCCCTTTGATTATATTGAATCGTGTCACCCAATCTAGTAACATTTTTCTCGAACCATCTGTAAACATATATATCGATGAAAATGTTAGCAAACATGTTTTTGAGTTGTTTTACAAAAATGGTGTGTTGTTAGAATTTGTACCAAAAAGTGTAGCATCTAAGCTCTTGTTCGGGAGATACTCATAAATCAACAACTTTTCATCCCCTTCTGCACAACACCCAAGAAGTTGAACCAAGTTTCTGTGTTGTAGTTTGGCAATTAGAATTACTTCATTCTTAAACTCCTTTGTTCCTTGTTGAGAATCCCTACTTAGCCTCTTGACAGCAACTTCTTGCCCACCTAACAACCCCTGGAAAATTTTAAGTTAAGATCTTGATTTATGTTTGTTATGTAAACCACTCGATTTTGTTGATTTATAAGAATATTAGAAAACTACTAAATGACTTACCTTGTAAACTTTGCCAAAGCCTCCTTGTCCAATCATACATGTTTCAGAGAAACTATGCGTTGCGAAGGCAATTTCCTCAAATCTTACAAATGGGAATTCATGGTCATGGGAAAGGTTTCCTTCACTAAGTTCGTAAGAGGTACTCATACCATCCAATGGTACATTCTTGTGTTTTATCCATATTTCTCTCTTGCCTGCTCCCACAATGTTATAACCCCTAATAAGTATCTCAGATGAGAAAATAATACTCATAAATAGTTAATTTGACCCTTCAAATTGTTGATGTTTGTCCACTATTCACTTTAGAGACTCACACAACTAGATCAAACAACCCATGGGGAACTTCTATCAATGTGGAAAACTATAGATTTAATATGGCCACGACTTGACATTTTAGATAAAGTACACACTAAAGAAATACCATTTCTCTCTGGTTGTCGCCCTTACTCCCATTTTTGCCCGATATGCTGGTGTACACACACAAACAAATACATACATTTTTTTAGTCCATTATATAGTGACCAACCATTCCTCTTGTTTTCTGAAACATGTCCATGTTGAGTATGATTTCTGGCATGTGGACTCCCATCTTATGGAATGTTCAATACAGTAAAATAATAGTCTTAGAACATCACTACCTCTTACCCTAAAACTTCACTCCATATACTATATCTTGAAACTTAACTCCTCAAAAGTTGAGGGGTCCAATTTTTTTTGCTCCTAGTCCTTCCTTGAATACAACTCACTTTTTGGTGGGATAGGGCTAGGATAGGGAGGGAGCAAGATTTTCTCGAATATAAGCAGAATTTGCTCCTCCCTAAACTTATCTCGTCATATTTGAAGGAGTCACATATTTTATAGGAAGTTTTAGATAGTGTAACTTTCTAAAAATACTTTTTTGGGTAGTTATTGATATTTCGAGGGATGGACAGGCTCCAAGGGGAGCCTTTTTATGGTGGAGGTGAGCCATTGGAAGGTAGGAGTCTTACAGCTTTTATCCTAGAACCAGTTCAATTAGAAGACAAGTCCCACGCAGTAAAATAAACTAACAGGTCAATATGTCAGTTACGAGAAGTTGCAGCAGTCCAGAGAAACAGAGGAAATCGCAGTCAGAAAGAAATTGATGGCTACTTTACATTATTCGGTACACGGTGGAAGGAGCTAAAACATTAGTTGAAACCAGGAAACGTAGCCACCACTTGCTTAGAAAACTTAGCTCACAACATGCCCAtagctgctgcttcctccattccataTTTATTGAAGTTCTATTTTTGTCCTAAGTCAAAATTTGAAGGTTGATCAAATCTATCGAAAATATATTAACATCTAAAAGAGCAATTTTTTCGCTCTACTTTGTGTGGGTTCAATGGTTTGAAGCCCAAGGACACAGTGTATATAGACGTAGACACCAAACTCTGGTAAGTAAATATGGATTATCGTAACATAATAGTAAGTGTACCTTTGAGTTTTAACCATGCCAATGAAATGCATACAAATACCAGAAAACTGCTTCCTAGAACTGGCAGCACAATCTTCAGAACATTCCTCTTTGTTCCTTTACCTGCAAAATACATAAATTCATACACAGCATAAAGAAAAACAATCATAGCTAGTATAGAGGGAGGGATTTGTTACCAGATGTTGCATCCAAGCCTGCAAGTCGGAGATAGAGTGTGTCGCTACCAAGCTCTTCGCCTATTTTCCCAGTGTCAACCAAGTCCCCAGACCACACCAAGCACCTGGTCACGTCTCCCCTGGACCTGCCGCTGCCGAGGTTAGCATACGCGTATGCCACGCACGAGCAGTTGCGGTTGCACTCAGCCGCACACTCCTCGAACGTACTCGTGCCCCCGCCCACAATTGAAAATCTGTCGGGAGACTTCATCCTCGGCAGGGCCAAGAAGCCGTCGTTGCACCCTCGCAGTGGCTCTTTCCGCCGACACCCTGCTGAAAACCTACCATTGGTCCAGTCCACCGTGTTTGCCGGCTCGAAGCCATCAAAGCACTTGCACGTCGGCATTGGCGCCGCCGTCTCATCGCAGTAGCCGTATGTGCCACAATAACCATAGCGGTTGCATTCGGGGAATGGCCACTTCCCAAGGACTAACCACGTTGATGTTTTGCTACTCCAACTCTGGACTAGGTACTCTCCGGAGTAGGTCAACACGTACCTGGTGTGTGGGGCGCCGTCGGAGAGGCTGTAGGTGATGTAGATCTCCTCATCGCTGTCCACAACGGCCAGGTAGATGATGATGTCCATGCTGGTGTTCTCCTGCTGGTACCGGCGCTCGCTCTTCACCAAGTACCCTGTCCATGGCCCGCTGCGGGAAACCGGGCGCTCCCCGTCCCAAAGAATTACTTGGAGGAACGTGATTGGATCGCCGCCGTAGGAGAAGCGCCCCGACGAAGGGTTGCCAGGGCCCTTCCAAGAAACCAGGCGGTCACTAGTGCCAGGCTTGTTGTACCGGATCCGGAGCTTCATACCAGGGAGGAACGTGTCGGTGGGATGGTCAAAGCTCTGCCACAACGTGGTGCCGTTCGACGACCGGATGACGAGGTTGCCGTTGTTTAGAAGCACTGCCACAGGGGGAGACGAACCCATGGCAATAGCCACGTTGGTCGTCATCCAAATGGCACGGCCACCGCCATCACCGTTGGATAGAACAAGATTGGAGGTGTTGGTGAGGGAGAGCATCAGAGTGGTCGTGTTGGTAGCCGGAGTTTCTCGGTTGGCCACCCACACAGTGGTGAGCTCGGGAACATCGTTGTACCATATGCCGAGGTACAGCTGGGATGGAGTGCTGGAGTTGGAAggcgagaagaagcccaaggcgaaAGCACCGCCATCGGAGACGATGGTTGAGTCAGGGGAGAGCGGCTTACCGGGGACAAGCCGGTCGTCCGACACACTCAACGGCAAGAGGATGAGAATGATCAGAACAGCAGTGGTGGTGCAGAATGGGGGAGCCGGCCAATCCATCGGTAGCTAGTAGGCCATACTATTGGTGGTGGTAAGATGGTTCGCTTGCATCGAGCCTTGCTCACAAGCAAAAGCAAAAAATACTACTCTCACGAACAAGAACCACTTGTCAATTGTAATAACTGACATCTCGGTTGAGGATTGAATAATGCAAAGCTTGTGGAATTTTTGTTGAGTGTGCGTTGGACGGAGTTGACATCTCAGCTGTTCACGTCGGAGTTGGGATGCCATCGTCACTTGCTTACCAGTCAGACTAGCGACTGAAATATAAGCTATACCGGGTACAGGCCGGCTACCGGGCCCGTATTTTCTTCTCATCCCTAATTGTCTTAAAGTATCTTAATACATATCTTGTTCTGCTACAGATAATGTTGCCGATGTCAGAAACAGAATAGATAACACATTCAAGAAGATAACAACTTCTGAACAACACATGATGCCTGGAAATTATGTTGAGCCCGGCATTATTTTGACAATGTGTGATAATTTTGTTTTGCAAAACAAGAGATGCTGTGTTATACATACAGTTTCGAAGAGCATTTTGACATATTATCACAAAATGAAAATACAATAATCTCCCCTCCATCTCGGTAATAGTAGCACCAATCAtggaagtttgaatatgaatttcTATTTGCTCCATCTGGCGCCTTGTCGCACAAAGTAAGCCGGGCTATTGGGGGCAGGAAGTGTAGTGCTTCCATTCTCTAGGATCTGGGTTCTCTTGGATAGACAAGAGTGCTACATGGACACAAAGCAAAACTTCATCCGGTGAACAAGTATCCATGATAGATGAGTCCGGCGAATCCGTAGTCTTCCCTTCCTTCCACATATTCCATGACTAGAACAAGCTAAAAATTGCTTCAGAAAATTGATCCACTTTCAGTAAACAAAATTCAAGATAAGTGTTGTGCATACTACCATAGACCGTGAGGCTTCGGAAGACCATGGTTTGACTATAGGAGCTTCTCGATACGCTTTAACTAGTGCCAGTTCCAAAACCTCGagacctcccctcccctcccgcgaCGCTCCCGCGGGCGTCCGGGgggcaaccctagcgccgccgccgccaccctccccttctctctctcctccctcgccgccgccaagggGCACGAGCGGGCGAAGCCcggtcgtcgccggcggcggcggggccatcTCGTCTCCTTGCGTGGGGGGTGCGgcgcgggccggatctcgccggtggGGATGCTGCGCTCGTGCCGGGCGTAGCGGTGCGGCGGCGCTCCGGAGTAGGCCAGCGACGGCGGCGTGGCGTTGGGCGACAGGCGACATGGTGGTGGTGCAGGccggcgggtggtggcggcggcggctgcttcgCAGCAGCGCCTCGGCGCCTCGTCTGGCGCTTCGGGTCACGGGCGACCGGGTTGTGGGCGGCCCTTCTCGCCGTGGCTCTCAGGTggaggggcggcgcggcagcggtggAGGTGGGCGGCCCCTGTCCAGCCGGGCCCCTGCGGCTGGACGGCGGCGCTCGGCGCGGGAAGGCCTCCCCGGTGGCCTTTCATGGATGCAGCTCGGCGGATCCGTGcgccctcctcctcggcagcgggcGGTGGCCGGTGCTCTCTTGCGGATCTGGGCCAtcggccgctcctcctcctcccccttcccccggcCATCTGGGCTCGGGTCCCCTTGaggcagtggtcgccggcggttcTGAGGTGGATGGGCTCATGGATCTTGTCCAAGACGTGACCTTTGGGGCTTCTCGGGGTGgtccggtggcggggcggcggccctggcggtGGGAGTCGCGTGGGTCGTAGGCGGACTGCGCGACTCGGATGCGGGCGTGCAACCACGGCCGCTTGGGTGGCATGGTTGCAGGTGGTTGGCCGACCGGGGATGCAGCGGAAGGGTGGAGCACCGGGGTTCATCACTTACCTGTTCGTACacgggtcgacggtggcggcgtccGCGGATGTCGTGTTCCTCCCTGCAGGCTCCGTCGTGGTGCTCTCACTCCTCCCGTCGTGttccgggtgaaaacctgatctTTGGATCGGACGATGGCGACGGTCCGTGGTCGtgcccttcttggaggcatcgtcTTGGAACCCTCGGTCCGGCGTGGTCCGTTGCACTTCTTCCCGGACGATCTCTCATCTTGATGGTGGTCTCCGTCGGCTTCAAGCGGTTCTTTTTGCTCATTTCTGTTGATTCTTGGTAGTCGTTGAAGTTGTGTGTCGGTGCCCGGCATtcttgtatcttgccttgggttgTGTGGCGTGCGTTTGTATCGGTTACTTGGATGTAAGTGTtggtgctttatttataaagcggggggaaaccctttttcggtatagGAGCTTCTCCTTATACCAGTTACAACTTACAACCTCTAGTAGTAACACGCCAAAGCTATAGACATCAGATTTGGTAGAGAagacaccttccattgcatactcaGGAGCCATATAGGCACTGCTTGATCATTCAATTACAAGAGTTATTGAATGGGAATTGAATTATTCAATACTAATACCAGTTTTCCTCATTAGATACTGACTATGTACCGACAATGCGTTGGGTATTTGCATCTTGTTGGTTATCATCGCCAGATCCTTGCCATACCAAAATCTGCTATCTTAGTTTTATCTCTGCATCTAGCGAAACATTTCCCACCTTGAGATCTCTGTGAATTGTAGTTAGTCTTGAATCTCGGTGGAGGCAGAGAAGTCCCCTAGCAACCTTGCCCAATCTAACATCAACTTTCTTGAATCGTCTGTAAAAAGAAGGAATTGCAAGAATATGTAATATAACTGTTTTAGCTGTTTAAAGGAATTATGTTGTATTACAAAAATATGTACCCAAAAGGGTAGCATCTAGGCTCTTGTTTGGTAgatactcatatctcaacaacttCTCATCTCCATCCACACGACATTCAAGAAGTGGAACCAAGCTTCCATGCTGCAATTTGGCAATTAGAATTACTTCATTCTTGAATTCATCTGTTCCTTGTTGAGAATCCTTTCTCACCTGCCCATGTCGGAGTGAGGATGACGGTCGGGACCGTCGACCAGTCAGATGTTCAGACTTGTGACAGAGATATTTGGAAGGTCAACGGCACGGtgaggacactagtagaaaaccagccattagtcccggttcgtaagggcctttagtcccggttcatgaaccgggactaatgggtcgttactaatacctccacctattagtcccggttcaaatcagaaccgggaccaatatgcctccacgtggccctgtgcgcccaccccTGTCAGGGGgctttttgtcccggttggtggctccaatcggGACCAAAAGTCAATTTTTTTTTAAAGTGGCTGCTTAATttaggggttatttttaggttgttattacagctagctaatagagagaagtgtcctctcttatatcttcgtccttggtttatcaacgctgctgctatgttcattgcacccgcagatataaaatgctcatgcatgctttgcatcatacatcatcatcatcatatatataNNNNNNNNNNNNNNNNNNNNNNNNNNNNNNNNNNNNNNNNNNNNNNNNNNNNNNNNNNNNNNNNNNNNNNNNNNNNNNNNNNNNNNNNNNNNNNNNNNNNNNNNNNNNNNNNNNNNNNNNNNNNNNNNNNNNNNNNNNNNNNNNNNNNNNNNNNNNNNNNNNNNNNNNNNNNNNNNNNNNNNNNNNNNNNNNNNNNNNNNNNNNNNNNNNNNNNNNNNNNNNNNNNNNNNNNNNNNNNNNNNNNNNNNNNNNNNNNNNNNNNNNNNNNNNNNNNNNTNNNNNNNNNNNNNNNNNNNNNNNNNNNNNNNNNNNNNNNNNNNNNNNNNNNNNNNNNNNNNNNNNNNNNNNNNNNNNNNNNNNNNNNNNNNNNNNNNNNNNNNNNNNNNNNNNNNNNNNNNNNNNNNNNNNNNNNNNNNNNNNNNNNNNNNNNNNNNNNNNNNNNNNNNNNNNNNNNNNNNNNNNNNNNNNNNNNNNNNNNNNNNNNNNNNNNNNNNNNNNNNNNNNNNNNNNNNNNNNNNNNNNNNNNNNNNNNNNNNNNNNNNNNNNNNNNNNNNNNNNNNNNNNNNNNNNNNNNNNNNNNNNNNNNNNNNNNNNNNNNNNNNNNNNNNNNNNNNNNNNNNNNNNNNNNNNNNNNNNNNNNNNNNNNNNNNNNNNNNNNNNNNNNNNNNNNNNNNNNNNNNNNNNNNNNNNNNNNNNNNNNNNNNNNNNNNNNNNNNNNNNNNNNNNNNNNNNNNNNNNNNNNNNNNNNNNNNNNNNNNNNNNNNNNNNNNNNNNNNNNNNNNNNNNNNNNNNNNNNNNNNNNNNNNNNNNNNNNNNNNNNNNNNNNNNNNNNNNNNNNNNNNNNNNNNNNNNNNNNNNNNNNNNNNNNNNNNNNNNNNNNNNNNNNNNNNNNNNNNNNNNNNNNNNNNNNNNNNNNNNNNNNNNNNNNNNNNNNNNNNNNNNNNNNNNNNNNNNNNNNNNNNNNNNNNNNNNNNNNNNNNNNNNNNNNNNNNNNNNNNNNNNNNNNNNNNNNNNNNNNNNNNNNNNNNNNNNNNNNNNNNNNNNNNNNNNNNNNNNNNNNNNNNNNNNNNNNNNNNNNNNNNNNNNNNNNNNNNNNNNNNNNNNNNNNNNNNNNNNNNNNNNNNNNNNNNNNNNNNNNNNNNNNNNNNNNNNNNNNNNNNNNNNNNNNNNNNNNNNNNNNNNNNNNNNNNNNNNNNNNNNNNNNNNNNNNNNNNNNNNNNNNNNNNNNNNNNNNNNNNNNNNNNNNNNNNNNNNNNNNNNNNNNNNNNNNNNNNNNNNNNNNNNNNNNNNNNNNNNNNNNNNNNNNNNNNNNNNNNNNNNNNNNNNNNNNNNNNNNNNNNNNNNNNNNNNNNNNNNNNNNNNNNNNNNNNNNNNNNNNNNNNNNNNNNNNNNNNNNNNNNNNNNNNNNNNNNNNNNNNNNNNNNNNNNNNNNNNNNNNNNNNNNNNNNNNNNNNNNNNNNNNNNNNNNNNNNNNNNNNNNNNNNNNNNNNNNNNNNNNNNNNNNNNNNNNNNNNNNNNNNNNNNNNNNNNNNNNNNNNNNNNNNNNNNNNNNNNNNNNNNNNNNNNNNNNNNNNNNNNNNNNNNNNNNNNNNNNNNNNNNNNNNNNNNNNNNNNNNNNNNNNNNNNNNNNNNNNNNNNNNNNNNNNNNNNNNNNNNNNNNNNNNNNNNNNNNNNNNNNNNNNNNNNNNNNNNNNNNNNNNNNNNNNNNNNNNNNNNNNNNNNNNNNNNNNNNNNNNNNNNNNNNNNNNNNNNNNNNNNNNNNNNNNNNNNNNNNNNNNNNNNNNNNNNNNNNNNNNNNNNNNNNNNNNNNNNNNNNNNNNNNNNNNNNNNNNNNNNNNNNNNNNNNNNNNNNNNNNNNNNNNNNNNNNNNNNNNNNNNNNNNNNNNNNNNNNNNNNNNNNNNNNNNNNNNNNNNNNNNNNNNNNNNNNNNNNNNNNNNNNNNNNNNNNNNNNNNNNNNNNNNNNNNNNNNNNNNNNNNNNNNNNNNNNNNNNNNNNNNNNNNNNNNNNNNNNNNNNNNNNNNNNNNNNNNNNNNNNNNNNNNNNNNNNNNNNNNNNNNNNNNNNNNNNNNNNNNNNNNNNNNNNNNNNNNNNNNNNNNNNNNNNNNNNNNNNNNNNNNNNNNNNNNNNNNNNNNNNNNNNNNNNNNNNNNNNNNNNNNNNNNNNNNNNNNNNNNNNNNNNNNNNNNNNNNNNNNNNNNNNNNNNNNNNNNNNNNNNNNNNNNNNNNNNNNNNNNNNNNNNNNNNNNNNNNNNNNNNNNNNNNNNNNNNNNNNNNNNNNNNNNNNNNNNNNNNNNNNNNNNNNNNNNNNNNNNNNNNNNNNNNNNNNNNNNNNNNNNNNNNNNNNNNNNNNNNNNNNNNNNNNNNNNNNNNNNNNNNNNNNNNNNNNNNNNNNNNNNNNNNNNNNNNNNNNNNNNNNNNNNNNNNNNNNNNNNNNNNNNNNNNNNNNNNNNNNNNNNNNNNNNNNNNNNNNNNNNNNNNNNNNNNNNNNNNNNNNNNNNNNNNNNNNNNNNNNNNNNNNNNNNNNNNNNNNNNNNNNNNNNNNNNNNNNNNNNNNNNNNNNNNNNNNNNNNNNNNNNNNNNNNNNNNNNNNNNNNNNNNNNNNNNNNNNNNNNNNNNNNNNNNNNNNNNNNNNNNNNNNNNNNNNNNNNNNNNNNNNNNNNNNNNNNNNNNNNNNNNNNNNNNNNNNNNNNNNNNNNNNNNNNNNNNNNNNNNNNNNNNNNNNNNNNNNNNNNNNNNNNNNNNNNNNNNNNNNNNNNNNNNNNNNNNNNNNNNNNNNNNNNNNNNNNNNNNNNNNNNNNNNNNNNNNNNNNNNNNNNNNNNNNNNNNNNNNNNNNNNNNNNNNNNNNNNNNNNNNNNNNNNNNNNNNNNNNNNNNNNNNNNNNNNNNNNNNNNNNNNNNNNNNNNNNNNNNNNNNNNNNNNNNNNNNNNNNNNNNNNNNNNNNNNNNNNNNNNNNNNNNNNNNNNNNNNNNNNNNNNNNNNNNNNNNNNNNNNNNNNNNNNNNNNNNNNNNNNNNNNNNNNNNNNNNNNNNNNNNNNNNNNNNNNNNNNNNNNNNNNNNNNNNNNNNNNNNNNNNNNNNNNNNNNNNNNNNNNNNNNNNNNNNNNNNNNNNNNNNNNNNNNNNNNNNNNNNNNNNNNNNNNNNNNNNNNNNNNNNNNNNNNNNNNNNNNNNNNNNNNNNNNNNNNNNNNNNNNNNNNNNNNNNNNNNNNNNNNNNNNNNNNNNNNNNNNNNNNNNNNNNNNNNTNNNNNNNNNNNNNNNNNNNNNNNNNNNNNNNNNNNNNNNNNNNNNNNNNNNNNNNNNNNNNNNNNNNNNNNNNNNNNNNNNNNNNNNNNNNNNNNNNNNNNNNNNNNNNNNNNNNNNNNNNNNNNNNNNNNNNNNNN comes from Triticum aestivum cultivar Chinese Spring chromosome 5B, IWGSC CS RefSeq v2.1, whole genome shotgun sequence and encodes:
- the LOC123116807 gene encoding G-type lectin S-receptor-like serine/threonine-protein kinase At1g11300; this translates as MDWPAPPFCTTTAVLIILILLPLSVSDDRLVPGKPLSPDSTIVSDGGAFALGFFSPSNSSTPSQLYLGIWYNDVPELTTVWVANRETPATNTTTLMLSLTNTSNLVLSNGDGGGRAIWMTTNVAIAMGSSPPVAVLLNNGNLVIRSSNGTTLWQSFDHPTDTFLPGMKLRIRYNKPGTSDRLVSWKGPGNPSSGRFSYGGDPITFLQVILWDGERPVSRSGPWTGYLVKSERRYQQENTSMDIIIYLAVVDSDEEIYITYSLSDGAPHTRYVLTYSGEYLVQSWSSKTSTWLVLGKWPFPECNRYGYCGTYGYCDETAAPMPTCKCFDGFEPANTVDWTNGRFSAGCRRKEPLRGCNDGFLALPRMKSPDRFSIVGGGTSTFEECAAECNRNCSCVAYAYANLGSGRSRGDVTRCLVWSGDLVDTGKIGEELGSDTLYLRLAGLDATSGKGTKRNVLKIVLPVLGSSFLVFVCISLAWLKLKGKREIWIKHKNVPLDGMSTSYELSEGNLSHDHEFPFVRFEEIAFATHSFSETCMIGQGGFGKVYKGLLGGQEVAVKRLSRDSQQGTKEFKNEVILIAKLQHRNLVQLLGCCAEGDEKLLIYEYLPNKSLDATLFDGSRKMLLDWVTRFNIIKGVARGLLYLHQDSRLTIIHRDLKAGNVLLDAEMKPKIADFGMARIFGDNQQNANTQRVVGTYGYMAPEYAMEGVFSTKSDVYSFGVLVLEVVTGIRRNSSNQTMGFPSLIVYSWNMWKEGKTEELPDSSIMDTCSLDEVLLCIHVALLCVQENPDDRPLMSLVVFILENGSTTLPAPSRPAYFARRSVEMLQIADDIQNSVNSFTLTEIQGR